From the Roseibium salinum genome, one window contains:
- a CDS encoding DUF1330 domain-containing protein, with protein MSIQALAIITITDRESLGAYRERAAEALARHGGSVLAADPEPLVLEAASDTPDMTALLSFPNLEAAQAWRDDPDLADIHALRNKGGKSTIVVLPS; from the coding sequence ATGTCCATCCAAGCACTTGCCATTATCACGATCACCGACCGGGAAAGCCTCGGAGCCTACCGGGAAAGGGCTGCGGAGGCCCTTGCCAGGCATGGTGGCAGCGTGCTGGCGGCCGATCCCGAACCGCTGGTTCTCGAGGCCGCAAGCGACACGCCGGATATGACGGCGTTGCTGTCCTTCCCGAACCTCGAGGCGGCACAAGCCTGGCGCGACGACCCGGATCTCGCCGACATCCACGCACTGCGCAACAAGGGCGGCAAGTCGACGATCGTGGTTTTGCCAAGCTGA
- a CDS encoding class I SAM-dependent methyltransferase, producing the protein MSKNATTAEGWDEEYEAGRWAFLRSLPESGRYGIIGMWLSLTGTMENVLDIGCGEGLLYERLQPMGIKRYVGMDLSPASLKIANVDPAIASLRAADMHTFEPEPGEAFSAIVFNEVLHFADDPAALVSRYVPFLKENGVIALSMYSPKRPESGANKLINSLWQATDDESKWEVLDDYRLVSDKKGVTWRMRLVKPVK; encoded by the coding sequence ATGTCGAAAAACGCCACAACCGCCGAAGGCTGGGACGAGGAATACGAAGCCGGACGCTGGGCCTTTCTGCGCTCGCTGCCGGAAAGCGGCCGCTACGGCATAATCGGCATGTGGCTGTCGCTGACCGGCACCATGGAAAACGTGCTCGATATCGGCTGCGGCGAGGGGCTGTTATACGAGCGCCTGCAGCCGATGGGCATCAAGCGCTATGTCGGCATGGACCTTTCCCCGGCCTCGCTGAAGATCGCCAATGTGGATCCGGCCATCGCCTCATTGCGCGCGGCGGACATGCACACGTTCGAACCCGAACCCGGCGAAGCGTTCTCGGCCATCGTCTTCAACGAAGTGCTGCATTTCGCCGACGATCCAGCCGCCCTTGTCTCCCGCTACGTGCCCTTCCTGAAGGAAAACGGCGTCATCGCGCTTTCCATGTATTCCCCCAAACGGCCGGAATCGGGCGCCAACAAGCTGATCAACAGCCTTTGGCAGGCGACCGACGACGAGAGCAAGTGGGAAGTCCTCGACGACTATCGTCTGGTCTCGGACAAGAAGGGCGTCACCTGGCGCATGCGGCTGGTCAAACCGGTGAAGTGA
- a CDS encoding ABC transporter permease: protein MSMDAKDKAAVREVEHYVDPAPFNPAVTEEMTPAQERYFQASQWQIMWWKFKRHKLAVWSGVILILFYLTVPFAEVIAPYTANTRDSMNLYAPPQQVHFFHDGEFVGPFVYGISSEIDMETLQWVFQEDPTQVQRIRFLCSGDPYEFWGLFDASFHLFCPAKDGTLFLLGTDRLGRDQFSGLVYGARLSLTVGLVGVTISIVLGLFFGGIAGYFGGLLDSAIQRVIEIIRSLPELPLWMALSAALPVTWSPVWIYFGLTIILGLLDWPGLARAVRSKLLSLREEEYAKAAVLMGAKPRRVITRHLLPGFTSHIIASATLSIPAMILGETALSYLNLGLRRPAVSWGVLLNEAQNISVVTVYPWLMAPVIPIIIVVLAFNFLGDGLRDAADPYK from the coding sequence ATGAGTATGGATGCGAAAGACAAGGCAGCCGTGCGGGAAGTCGAGCACTACGTCGATCCGGCACCGTTCAATCCCGCCGTGACGGAGGAGATGACGCCCGCACAGGAGCGCTACTTCCAGGCCTCGCAGTGGCAGATCATGTGGTGGAAATTCAAACGCCACAAACTCGCCGTCTGGTCGGGCGTGATCCTTATCCTGTTCTATCTCACCGTTCCGTTCGCGGAGGTCATTGCCCCCTATACGGCAAATACCCGCGACAGCATGAATCTCTATGCGCCGCCCCAGCAGGTGCATTTCTTTCACGACGGTGAATTCGTCGGACCCTTCGTCTACGGGATAAGCTCGGAAATCGACATGGAGACCCTGCAATGGGTGTTCCAGGAGGATCCGACCCAGGTGCAAAGGATCCGTTTTCTCTGCAGCGGAGATCCTTACGAATTCTGGGGGCTCTTCGACGCCAGCTTTCACCTGTTCTGTCCGGCGAAGGACGGAACCCTGTTTCTCCTGGGAACGGACCGGCTGGGCCGCGATCAGTTCTCCGGCCTGGTCTACGGGGCCAGATTGTCGCTCACGGTGGGCCTGGTCGGTGTGACGATCTCGATCGTGCTCGGCCTGTTCTTCGGCGGTATCGCAGGCTATTTCGGCGGGCTGCTCGACAGCGCCATTCAACGCGTCATCGAGATCATCCGCTCCCTGCCGGAGCTGCCGCTCTGGATGGCGCTTTCCGCCGCGCTGCCGGTCACCTGGAGCCCCGTCTGGATCTATTTCGGCCTTACCATCATTCTGGGCCTTCTCGACTGGCCTGGGCTCGCTCGCGCCGTCCGCTCCAAGCTCCTGTCGCTGCGTGAGGAGGAATATGCCAAGGCGGCGGTGCTCATGGGGGCAAAGCCCCGCCGGGTGATCACACGACATCTGCTGCCCGGCTTCACCAGTCACATCATCGCCTCCGCGACGCTGTCGATCCCGGCGATGATTCTGGGCGAAACCGCACTCTCTTATCTGAACCTCGGCCTGCGGCGCCCGGCCGTCTCATGGGGCGTCCTCCTGAATGAAGCGCAGAATATCTCGGTGGTTACGGTCTACCCCTGGCTGATGGCGCCGGTCATCCCGATCATCATCGTGGTCCTGGCGTTCAATTTCCTCGGGGACGGTTTGCGTGACGCGGCAGATCCCTATAAGTGA
- a CDS encoding ABC transporter permease — protein sequence MLYYIIRRILMMVPTLLVISFLIFFIVELPAGDYISNQIAALKSSGEASSVAKLEFLRKEFSLDRPFLERYLVWVGLWPGPHGFDGLLQGNWGWSFEFDKPVDYVIGPTLPLTVVLNFATILFVYVVSFPIGIYSATRQYSWGDYGFTFLGYVGLATPNFLLALILLYMFNRWFGLSIGGLMAPEYIDSPWSVDKILSVLAHLIVPTIVIGTSGTAAMIRRLRANLLDELHKQYVTTGRAKGLKEGQLLVKYPLRMAINPFIADIGNLIPSLVSGSVIVSVVMSLPTVGPVLVSALQSQDQFLSGFILLFVAILTLIGMLISDLLLAVLDPRIRLGGRASS from the coding sequence GTGCTTTATTACATTATTCGCCGGATACTGATGATGGTCCCGACACTGTTGGTGATCAGCTTTTTGATCTTCTTCATCGTTGAACTCCCGGCTGGCGACTACATCTCCAACCAGATCGCCGCATTGAAATCCTCAGGGGAAGCATCTTCGGTCGCAAAGCTGGAGTTCCTGCGCAAGGAATTCTCGCTCGACAGGCCCTTCCTGGAACGATACCTGGTTTGGGTCGGTCTGTGGCCGGGGCCCCACGGTTTCGATGGCCTTCTCCAGGGCAACTGGGGCTGGTCGTTCGAATTCGACAAACCGGTCGATTATGTCATCGGTCCGACGCTGCCGCTGACGGTCGTGCTCAATTTCGCAACGATCTTATTCGTCTATGTCGTTTCCTTCCCGATCGGGATCTATTCGGCGACGCGGCAGTATTCCTGGGGGGACTACGGGTTCACGTTCCTGGGATATGTGGGACTCGCGACACCCAACTTCCTGCTCGCGCTCATCCTGCTCTACATGTTCAACCGGTGGTTCGGTCTATCCATCGGCGGCCTCATGGCACCCGAATATATCGACAGTCCGTGGAGCGTCGACAAGATACTGTCCGTGCTGGCCCATCTGATCGTGCCCACCATCGTGATCGGAACGTCGGGTACGGCCGCCATGATCCGGCGCCTGCGCGCCAATCTTCTGGATGAACTCCACAAGCAATATGTCACCACGGGCCGGGCCAAGGGGCTGAAGGAAGGCCAGCTCCTGGTCAAGTATCCGCTCCGCATGGCGATCAACCCGTTCATTGCCGACATCGGCAACCTGATCCCCTCACTGGTCTCCGGCTCGGTGATCGTCTCCGTGGTGATGAGCCTGCCGACCGTCGGGCCGGTGCTCGTTTCCGCGCTGCAGTCGCAGGACCAGTTCCTGTCCGGCTTCATTCTTCTGTTCGTCGCCATCCTCACCCTGATCGGCATGCTGATATCGGACCTGCTGCTCGCGGTTCTCGATCCGCGTATCCGCCTCGGCGGGAGGGCCTCGTCATGA
- a CDS encoding ABC transporter substrate-binding protein, producing MFLKSVRAGLFLAAAMMTGPLVALELKETPGLDASLPPVAERVPSEPLVVDLEAKGRETGRHGGTLDTLIGRAKDVRLINVWGYARLVGYNESLDLVPDILQDIEVEDGRIFTLHTRQGHKWSDGHPFGAEDFRYYFEDVVSNEELTPAGLPPFLLSNGQKPKFEVLDETTVRFTWADPNPLFLPELAKSRPPFIYRPSHYLKQFHEKYGDPDIIAKEAEKVKARGWAPLHNKKDDMYNAQNVDIPSLQPWVRNRADSDLRFILERNPYYHRVDSTGQQLPYIDEIVMTVADGKLIPAKTQAGESDLQARNLSFADVTVLKKGEKQNDYVTALWSNSKGSEISLLPNLTVKDPVWRELLRDTRFRHALSLGIDRTLINRVLFFGLGRPANDMVLPASPLYKAEYATKWAEYDPEKANALLDEIGLTERNGEGIRLMPDGRALEIIVETAGEDQTHDDALELVTEMWREIGIKLFAKPSQRDNMRERAITGELLMSVWWGFENGIPTSEMPPEDYAPVHGDRFAWPAWGDYYETGGEGGEKPDWEPAVRLMELYKTWLVSREPEERRAIWDEMLQIHANQTIHIGLVSGVPQPVVIKDVENVPLEGIYGWDPGAHFGIHRMDEFYMAE from the coding sequence ATGTTCTTGAAATCCGTCAGGGCAGGACTGTTCCTGGCCGCAGCGATGATGACCGGTCCGCTGGTCGCGCTGGAGCTGAAAGAAACACCGGGGCTCGACGCCTCGCTGCCACCTGTGGCGGAGCGGGTTCCGTCCGAGCCCCTGGTCGTCGACCTCGAAGCCAAGGGCCGGGAGACCGGCAGGCACGGCGGCACGCTCGACACGCTGATCGGCCGGGCCAAGGACGTGCGGCTGATCAACGTGTGGGGCTATGCGCGTCTTGTCGGCTACAATGAAAGCCTCGATCTTGTTCCGGACATCCTGCAGGACATCGAGGTCGAGGACGGCCGCATTTTCACGCTGCACACGCGTCAAGGGCACAAGTGGTCCGACGGCCACCCCTTCGGCGCGGAAGACTTCCGCTACTATTTCGAGGATGTCGTCAGCAATGAAGAACTGACGCCCGCCGGCCTGCCGCCTTTCCTCCTGTCGAATGGCCAGAAACCGAAATTCGAGGTGCTGGACGAGACGACGGTGCGGTTCACCTGGGCGGACCCGAACCCGCTGTTTCTGCCGGAGCTTGCGAAATCCCGGCCCCCGTTCATCTACCGGCCGTCGCACTATCTGAAGCAGTTCCACGAGAAATACGGCGATCCAGATATCATCGCCAAGGAAGCGGAAAAGGTGAAGGCCCGCGGCTGGGCGCCGCTGCATAACAAGAAAGACGATATGTACAACGCCCAGAATGTGGATATTCCGAGCCTGCAGCCCTGGGTGCGCAATCGCGCCGACAGTGACCTGCGCTTCATTCTGGAGCGGAATCCGTACTATCACCGGGTCGACAGCACCGGACAGCAGCTTCCCTACATCGACGAAATCGTCATGACGGTCGCCGATGGCAAGCTGATCCCGGCAAAGACGCAGGCCGGCGAGAGCGACCTTCAGGCGCGCAACCTCAGCTTTGCCGACGTCACGGTTCTGAAGAAGGGTGAAAAGCAGAACGACTACGTGACCGCGCTCTGGTCGAATTCCAAAGGCTCGGAGATTTCGCTGCTGCCGAACCTGACGGTCAAGGATCCGGTCTGGCGCGAGCTGCTGCGCGACACCCGTTTCCGCCATGCGCTTTCCCTCGGCATCGACCGCACGCTGATCAACCGGGTGCTGTTCTTCGGTCTCGGCAGGCCGGCCAATGACATGGTGCTGCCCGCCAGCCCGCTCTACAAGGCCGAGTACGCCACCAAATGGGCCGAGTACGACCCGGAAAAGGCAAACGCGCTTCTGGATGAAATCGGCCTCACGGAGCGCAACGGCGAGGGCATCCGCCTGATGCCGGACGGGCGCGCACTGGAAATCATCGTTGAAACCGCCGGTGAGGACCAGACACACGATGATGCACTGGAACTCGTCACCGAGATGTGGCGGGAGATCGGCATCAAGCTGTTCGCAAAGCCCAGCCAGCGGGACAACATGCGCGAGCGCGCCATCACGGGCGAACTGCTGATGTCCGTCTGGTGGGGATTTGAAAACGGCATCCCGACCTCCGAAATGCCGCCGGAAGACTATGCACCGGTTCATGGCGACAGGTTCGCCTGGCCCGCATGGGGCGATTACTACGAAACAGGCGGCGAGGGCGGCGAAAAGCCCGACTGGGAGCCGGCCGTGCGCCTGATGGAGCTCTACAAGACCTGGCTGGTTTCCAGGGAGCCCGAGGAACGCAGGGCGATCTGGGATGAGATGCTGCAGATTCATGCCAACCAGACTATCCATATCGGTCTGGTCTCGGGCGTCCCGCAGCCGGTCGTGATCAAGGACGTTGAAAACGTTCCCCTGGAAGGGATCTACGGCTGGGATCCGGGTGCCCATTTCGGAATTCACCGCATGGATGAGTTCTACATGGCCGAGTGA
- a CDS encoding ABC transporter ATP-binding protein — protein sequence MNVLSIEGLTVDFNMPEGRIRAVNDVSFVVPQNKTVALVGESGSGKTVISQTIMGLLPDAAAITSGKVVLADPSGTEPPVDIATLERKGAKMRHLRGNRVAIIFQEPMTSLSPLHTIGDQIGEAALLHRNVSRAEARELTKDMLRLVHFPDPERALDTYPFELSGGLRQRAVIAMAMICRPALLIADEPTTALDVTIQAEILKLIREVQSELEMSVLMITHDFGVVANMADEIAVIYHGRILEKGTAEQLFGDPRHDYLKALLNAVPSFHMGKDERLVPIRPIKVKATDLTANRTRCDVAPGEPLVEMRNVTKEFTLRKGSFLGGKARTMTALDQVSLTIRRGECLGLVGESGSGKTTAAKAILRAVKLEGGQVLYNRGNGLEDIAKLRGSALMDYRRRVQLIFQDPFSSLNPRMTVNDILTEPFEVHSIGTASERAERARNLMNLVGLDPRYLRRYPHSFSGGQRQRIGIARALALNPEFILCDEPTSALDVSVQAQILNLLQDLKRDLNLTYLFVSHNLAVVDYVADRIAVMCRGCLVEMGETRTVVGNPLHPYTKALLSAVPEPDLSARLDFAALDANRASEPQLWPEPFRLSDGMEPSLVELEPDHFVCAPGLKNAGALEGTAA from the coding sequence GTGAATGTGCTCTCGATCGAGGGACTGACGGTCGATTTTAATATGCCGGAAGGCCGTATCAGGGCGGTCAACGACGTCTCGTTTGTCGTGCCCCAGAACAAGACGGTCGCGCTGGTGGGAGAGTCCGGGTCGGGCAAAACGGTCATTTCCCAGACGATCATGGGCCTGCTTCCCGATGCGGCCGCGATCACATCCGGCAAGGTCGTTCTGGCCGATCCTTCAGGCACCGAGCCGCCGGTCGATATCGCGACACTCGAGCGCAAGGGCGCGAAGATGCGGCACCTGCGCGGCAACCGGGTTGCGATCATCTTCCAGGAACCGATGACGTCCCTGTCGCCGCTGCACACGATCGGAGACCAGATCGGCGAGGCAGCGCTCCTGCATCGCAACGTCTCGCGCGCCGAGGCCCGCGAACTCACCAAGGACATGCTCCGCCTCGTCCATTTCCCGGACCCGGAGCGCGCGCTGGATACGTATCCGTTCGAGCTTTCCGGCGGTCTGCGTCAGCGCGCCGTGATTGCCATGGCGATGATCTGCCGGCCCGCGCTGCTGATCGCCGACGAGCCGACCACTGCCCTCGACGTGACCATCCAGGCCGAAATCCTGAAGCTCATCCGCGAAGTCCAGTCCGAGCTGGAAATGTCGGTGCTGATGATCACCCACGATTTCGGTGTGGTCGCCAATATGGCCGATGAGATTGCGGTGATCTACCACGGCCGCATCCTGGAAAAGGGGACAGCCGAGCAGCTCTTCGGCGATCCCAGGCACGATTACCTGAAGGCGCTGCTCAACGCGGTGCCGAGCTTTCACATGGGCAAGGACGAACGGCTCGTGCCGATCCGCCCGATCAAGGTGAAGGCCACGGACCTCACCGCGAACCGAACGCGCTGTGACGTTGCCCCGGGCGAGCCGCTCGTTGAAATGCGCAACGTGACCAAGGAATTCACCTTGCGCAAAGGCTCGTTTCTGGGCGGCAAGGCCAGGACGATGACCGCGCTGGACCAGGTCAGCCTGACGATCCGCCGGGGCGAGTGTCTGGGACTGGTGGGCGAATCCGGGTCGGGCAAAACCACCGCCGCCAAGGCGATCTTGAGAGCCGTCAAGCTGGAAGGCGGCCAGGTTCTCTACAACCGGGGCAACGGGCTGGAGGACATCGCCAAGCTGAGGGGCTCGGCCCTCATGGATTACCGGCGCAGGGTCCAGCTGATCTTCCAGGATCCCTTTTCCTCGCTCAATCCCCGTATGACCGTCAACGATATCCTGACCGAACCGTTTGAGGTTCACAGCATCGGCACTGCGTCCGAACGGGCGGAGCGGGCAAGAAATCTGATGAACCTGGTCGGACTGGACCCGCGATATCTGCGCCGCTATCCGCATTCCTTCTCAGGCGGGCAGCGCCAGCGCATCGGCATCGCCCGCGCGCTTGCGCTCAATCCGGAATTCATTCTTTGCGACGAGCCGACCTCGGCGCTGGACGTTTCGGTGCAGGCGCAGATCCTCAACCTGCTTCAGGATCTCAAGCGCGATCTCAATCTGACCTATCTCTTCGTCAGCCATAACCTGGCGGTGGTCGACTATGTCGCCGACCGGATTGCCGTCATGTGCCGTGGCTGCCTTGTGGAAATGGGCGAAACCCGCACCGTCGTGGGCAATCCGCTCCACCCCTATACTAAGGCCCTGCTGTCCGCTGTTCCCGAGCCGGACCTGTCAGCGCGTTTGGATTTTGCCGCCCTGGATGCCAACAGGGCATCGGAGCCGCAACTCTGGCCGGAACCTTTCCGCCTTTCGGACGGTATGGAACCGTCACTCGTCGAATTGGAACCGGATCACTTTGTCTGTGCACCTGGCCTGAAGAATGCCGGGGCACTTGAGGGGACTGCAGCATGA
- a CDS encoding NUDIX domain-containing protein, whose protein sequence is MADPDFLKIVDAEVLANEWGKLTRYRIEYRRRDGTWQEQVREAYDRGNGVTCLLYNPETGCVLLTRQFRLPVWLNDKDPLVIEAPAGMLDGAHPEDRMRAELVEETGFEISRLDHLFDVLMSPGALTEYLSFFSGTYHLKDQVAEGGAMSMKARILKFSTFRLTMRFG, encoded by the coding sequence ATGGCAGATCCGGATTTCCTGAAGATAGTTGACGCCGAGGTGCTTGCGAACGAGTGGGGCAAGCTGACCAGGTACAGGATCGAATACAGGCGCAGGGACGGGACCTGGCAGGAACAGGTCCGCGAGGCCTACGACCGGGGCAACGGCGTCACCTGCCTGCTTTACAATCCTGAAACCGGCTGTGTTCTGCTGACCCGGCAATTCCGCCTGCCGGTCTGGCTGAACGACAAGGATCCGTTGGTGATCGAGGCACCGGCCGGAATGCTGGACGGGGCCCATCCGGAAGACCGGATGCGGGCCGAGCTTGTCGAGGAAACGGGTTTCGAGATTTCTCGGCTGGACCATCTCTTCGACGTTCTCATGAGCCCGGGAGCGCTCACCGAGTATCTTTCCTTTTTCTCCGGCACATACCATCTGAAGGATCAGGTCGCGGAAGGGGGGGCCATGAGCATGAAGGCGAGGATATTGAAGTTCTCCACGTTCCGCTTGACGATGCGCTTCGGATGA
- a CDS encoding CaiB/BaiF CoA transferase family protein gives MTAPLKGIKVIELARILAGPWTGQTLADLGADVIKVESPQGDDTRGWGPPFVRDEAGEDRDAAYFHACNRGKRSIAVDFRTEEGQEIVRRLVAGADVLIENFKVGGLAKYGLDYESLRKVNPKLVYCSITGFGQTGPYARRAGYDFMIQGMGGIMDLTGEPDGAPQKIGVAFADIFTGLYGVIGVLAALRRRDETGEGEWVDMALLDAQVSVLANQALNYFVSGRSPKRLGNAHPNIVPYQVFPAKDGHLIIAVGNDSQFRRLCGVLGLPALAGEPKFATNAARVAARSELIPLLSAETAARNRDDLLAALELEGVPAGPINSVEEVFDDPQVQGRGLKVDLPATGVAGGTVPSVRTPISFRNSELVLRHAAPMLGEHTQEILAELGLVPSKGTGS, from the coding sequence ATGACCGCGCCGCTGAAAGGCATAAAGGTTATCGAACTTGCCCGCATTCTGGCCGGCCCCTGGACCGGTCAGACCCTGGCCGATCTCGGTGCGGACGTGATCAAGGTGGAAAGCCCGCAGGGGGACGACACCAGAGGCTGGGGACCGCCCTTTGTCCGGGACGAAGCCGGTGAGGACCGGGACGCGGCCTATTTTCATGCCTGCAATCGCGGCAAGCGGTCCATTGCAGTCGACTTCAGGACGGAAGAAGGGCAGGAGATCGTCCGCCGGCTGGTTGCCGGAGCGGATGTCCTGATCGAGAATTTCAAGGTCGGCGGTCTGGCCAAATACGGGCTCGATTACGAGAGCCTCAGGAAGGTCAATCCGAAGCTGGTCTATTGCTCGATCACCGGCTTCGGACAGACCGGTCCCTACGCCCGCCGTGCGGGCTACGACTTCATGATCCAGGGCATGGGCGGGATAATGGACCTGACCGGAGAGCCGGATGGCGCCCCGCAGAAAATCGGTGTCGCCTTCGCCGACATCTTCACGGGCCTCTATGGCGTTATTGGCGTTCTGGCGGCGCTCCGCAGGCGCGACGAGACCGGCGAGGGCGAATGGGTGGACATGGCCTTGCTGGACGCGCAGGTCAGTGTGCTCGCCAATCAGGCGCTGAATTACTTCGTGTCCGGCAGGTCCCCGAAACGGCTCGGCAATGCCCACCCGAACATCGTTCCCTACCAGGTGTTTCCCGCAAAGGACGGGCATCTGATCATCGCCGTCGGCAATGACAGCCAGTTCAGGCGCCTTTGCGGCGTGCTCGGCCTGCCCGCGCTCGCCGGCGAGCCGAAATTCGCCACCAATGCGGCGCGCGTTGCGGCCAGGTCCGAACTGATCCCGCTTCTAAGCGCGGAAACCGCCGCCCGCAACCGGGACGATCTGCTTGCGGCCCTCGAACTGGAAGGCGTGCCCGCCGGGCCGATCAACTCGGTCGAAGAGGTCTTCGATGACCCGCAGGTGCAGGGCCGCGGGCTGAAGGTCGATCTGCCCGCAACCGGCGTTGCCGGCGGAACCGTGCCGTCGGTGCGCACGCCCATCAGTTTCAGAAACAGTGAACTCGTTCTCCGGCACGCGGCACCCATGCTGGGAGAGCATACGCAGGAAATTCTCGCCGAACTCGGTCTCGTGCCTTCGAAAGGCACGGGATCATGA
- a CDS encoding class I SAM-dependent methyltransferase produces MSRLDSFIRRMTSQKILMEHLVDRVNEVEGPILELGLGNGRTYDHLREIYPNKEIFVFDFTMDCHPSCAPDAEHMILGDIRDTLAFCGPRVGAKASFAHIDIGSADPTNDLAIVHWLAPLIDKRMAVGGIVMSALELDLANFEALEKPEGIHPGRYHVYRKTCEA; encoded by the coding sequence ATGAGCCGTTTGGACAGTTTCATTCGCCGTATGACTTCCCAGAAGATCCTGATGGAACATCTGGTCGACAGGGTCAACGAGGTCGAAGGTCCGATTCTGGAGCTGGGGCTGGGCAATGGCCGAACCTATGACCATCTGCGCGAAATCTACCCGAACAAGGAAATCTTCGTTTTCGATTTCACCATGGACTGCCATCCGAGCTGCGCGCCCGATGCCGAACACATGATACTCGGCGATATCCGCGACACGCTCGCCTTTTGCGGTCCGCGTGTCGGCGCCAAGGCGTCCTTTGCTCATATCGACATCGGCTCCGCCGACCCGACCAATGACCTGGCCATCGTCCACTGGCTTGCGCCGCTGATCGACAAGCGGATGGCCGTCGGCGGCATCGTCATGTCGGCCCTGGAACTCGACCTTGCGAATTTCGAGGCGCTGGAAAAGCCCGAGGGTATTCATCCGGGCCGCTACCACGTCTACCGCAAGACCTGCGAAGCGTGA